The Solanum lycopersicum chromosome 9, SLM_r2.1 genome window below encodes:
- the LOC101260476 gene encoding uncharacterized protein isoform X1, protein MKVAIVGAGISGLVSAYELAKSGAKIVIYEKEDYIGGHAKTVTVNGVDLDLGFMVFNRVTYPNMMEFFESLGVDMEISDMSFSVSLDKGHGCEWGSRNGISGLFAQKKNVLNPYFWQMIREIIRFKQDVISYLEELDNNPDIDRNETLGHFIQSHGYSKLFQKAYLVPICASIWSCPSDGVMGFSAYSILSFCRNHHLLQLFGRPQWLTVRWRSHTYVNKVKDELEKRGCQIRIGCEVNSVSTNEEGCTVACTDGSKDVYDGCIMAAHAPDTLRMLGKEATFDETRILGAFQYVYSDIFLHCDQTLLPRNSAAWSSWNFLGTMNGRVCVTYWLNILQNLGETERPYCVTLNPPHTPDHTLLKWTTGHPVPSVAASKASSELYQIQGKRGIWFCGAYQGYGFHEDGLKAGAIAAQGLLKKNFSVLKNPTHMVPTWPETGARLLVTRFLKSFIATGCLILLEEGGTMFTFEGTEKKSFLKVSLRVHSPQFYWKVATQGDLGLADAFIHGDFSFVDKNDGLLNLFMIFVNNRDLKASVTKFSKKRGWWTPLLFTAAVSSAKYFIRHVSNQNTLTQARRNISRHYDLSNELFSLFLDETMTYSCAIFKSEDEDLKVAQERKISLLIKKAKVKKEHHILEIGCGWGSLAVEVVKRTGCKYTGITLSEQQLKYAKLRVQQAGLQDHITFLLCDYRQLPKMSRYDRIISCEMLEAVGHEFMEEFFTCCESALAEDGLLVLQFISIPDERYDEYRQSSDFIKEYIFPGGCLPALSRVTSAMSAASRLCVEHLEDIGIHYYQTLRCWRKNFLEKQSQIHALGFDDKFIRTWEYYFDYCAAGFKTCTLGDYQIVFSRPGNVAAFGDPYNGAP, encoded by the exons GTAACTTATCCAAACATGATGGAATTTTTCGAGAGCCTCGGTGTCGATATGGAGATCTCCGATATGTCATTCTCAGTGAGCTTAGACAAAGGTCATGGTTGCGAATGGGGTAGCCGGAATGGAATATCTGGTCTGTTTGCACAGAAAAAGAATGTCTTGAATCCATATTTCTGGCAAATGATCAGAGAAATTATCAGGTTCAAGCAGGATGTCATAAG TTACCTTGAGGAACTTGATAACAATCCTGACATTGATCGTAACGAGACATTAGGACATTTTATTCAATCACATGGCTATTCGAAGTTATTTCAGAAAGCTTATCTG GTTCCAATATGTGCTTCTATATGGTCCTGCCCCTCGGATGGAGTAATGGGATTTTCTGCTTACTCCATCCTTTCATTTTGTCGCAACCACCATCTTCTTCAG CTCTTTGGTCGCCCTCAATGGCTCACTGTTAGATGGAGATCACATACATATGTAAACAAG GTTAAGGATGAGTTGGAGAAGAGAGGATGTCAAATAAGGATTGGCTGTGAAGTAAATTCTGTATCTACGAATGAAGAAG GCTGTACTGTAGCTTGCACCGATGGTTCCAAAGACGTATACGATGGATGCATAATGGCTGCACATGCACCAGATACTCTGAGGATGTTAGGCAAAGAGGCAACATTTGATGAAACAAGAATATTGGGTGCTTTTCAATATGTTTACAG CgatattttccttcattgtgACCAAACTCTCCTGCCTCGCAACTCAGCAGCGTGGAGCTCATGGAATTTTCTTGGAACCATGAACGGTAGAGTATGCGTGACATATTGGCTCAATATACTCCAG AACCTTGGTGAGACAGAGAGGCCTTATTGTGTAACTCTTAATCCTCCTCACACACCGGATCATACATTGCTTAAGTGGACCACCGGCCATCCAGTACCTTCAGTTGCTGCATCGAAAGCTTCATCTGAGCTTTATCAAATCCAAGGCAAGAGAGGAATATGGTTTTGTGGAGCATATCAAG GCTATGGCTTCCATGAGGATGGACTAAAG GCAGGTGCTATTGCTGCACAAGGACTACTTAAGAAAAACTTTAGCGTCCTGAAAAATCCCACACACATGGTACCTACCTGGCCAGAAACAGGAGCACGCCTCCTCGTTACTAGATTTCTCAAGAGTTTCATCGCGACAGGATGCTTAAT CCTGTTAGAAGAAGGAGGTACAATGTTCACATTTGAAGGAACAGAGAAAAAAAGCTTTCTCAAAGTGTCTCTCAGAGTTCATAGTCCACAATTTTACTGGAAG GTAGCAACTCAAGGTGACTTAGGCCTTGCTGATGCATTTATTCATGGAGATTTCTCTTTTGTTGATAAGAACGACGGTCTTCTTAATCTTTTCATG ATTTTTGTTAACAACAGAGATTTGAAAGCATCTGTCACAAAGTTTAGTAAGAAAAG AGGATGGTGGACACCACTTCTTTTTACAGCTGCAGTGTCATCTGCAAAGTACTTCATTCGACATGTTTCAAATCAGAACACCCTGACTCAGGCTCGTAGGAACATCTCTCGTCACTATGACCTG AGTAATGAGCTCTTCTCGCTCTTTCTAGACGAGACAATGACATATTCATGTGCAATATTCAAG AGTGAAGACGAAGACCTGAAAGTTGCACAGGAGAGGAAAATTTCTCTTCTCATCAAAAAG GCAAAGGTAAAGAAGGAACATCACATCTTAGAGATCGGATGTGGTTGGGGAAGTTTGGCTGTGGAAGTTGTTAAGAGAACAGGATGTAAATATACTGGTATAACTCTCTCCGAGCAGCAACTGAAGTATGCAAAGTTAAGAGTTCAGCAAGCAGGCCTTCAG GATCATATAACATTTCTCCTATGTGACTATCGTCAATTGCCAAAAATGTCTAGATATGACAGGATTATATCATG TGAGATGTTAGAAGCTGTTGGTCATGAGTTTATGGAAGAATTCTTTACCTGTTGTGAATCTGCACTAGCAGAAGATGGCCTTCTTGTTCTGCAG TTCATTTCAATACCAGATGAGAGGTATGACGAATACAGACAGAGCTCAGACTTCATAAAAGAGTATATATTCCCCGGTGGATGCTTACCTGCACTAAGTCGAGTAACATCAGCCATGTCTGCTGCATCTAGACTATG TGTTGAGCACCTAGAAGACATAGGAATCCATTACTATCAAACGCTGAGATGCTGGCGGAAAAACTTCCTGGAAAAACAAag CCAAATTCATGCTTTGGGATTCGACGATAAGTTCATCAGGACATGGGAGTACTACTTTGACTACTGTGCTGCTGGATTCAAAACGTGCACGTTAGGAGATTATCAG ATTGTGTTCTCAAGGCCAGGCAATGTTGCAGCATTTGGTGATCCTTACAATGGTGCGCCTTGA
- the LOC101260476 gene encoding uncharacterized protein isoform X2: MMEFFESLGVDMEISDMSFSVSLDKGHGCEWGSRNGISGLFAQKKNVLNPYFWQMIREIIRFKQDVISYLEELDNNPDIDRNETLGHFIQSHGYSKLFQKAYLVPICASIWSCPSDGVMGFSAYSILSFCRNHHLLQLFGRPQWLTVRWRSHTYVNKVKDELEKRGCQIRIGCEVNSVSTNEEGCTVACTDGSKDVYDGCIMAAHAPDTLRMLGKEATFDETRILGAFQYVYSDIFLHCDQTLLPRNSAAWSSWNFLGTMNGRVCVTYWLNILQNLGETERPYCVTLNPPHTPDHTLLKWTTGHPVPSVAASKASSELYQIQGKRGIWFCGAYQGYGFHEDGLKAGAIAAQGLLKKNFSVLKNPTHMVPTWPETGARLLVTRFLKSFIATGCLILLEEGGTMFTFEGTEKKSFLKVSLRVHSPQFYWKVATQGDLGLADAFIHGDFSFVDKNDGLLNLFMIFVNNRDLKASVTKFSKKRGWWTPLLFTAAVSSAKYFIRHVSNQNTLTQARRNISRHYDLSNELFSLFLDETMTYSCAIFKSEDEDLKVAQERKISLLIKKAKVKKEHHILEIGCGWGSLAVEVVKRTGCKYTGITLSEQQLKYAKLRVQQAGLQDHITFLLCDYRQLPKMSRYDRIISCEMLEAVGHEFMEEFFTCCESALAEDGLLVLQFISIPDERYDEYRQSSDFIKEYIFPGGCLPALSRVTSAMSAASRLCVEHLEDIGIHYYQTLRCWRKNFLEKQSQIHALGFDDKFIRTWEYYFDYCAAGFKTCTLGDYQIVFSRPGNVAAFGDPYNGAP, from the exons ATGATGGAATTTTTCGAGAGCCTCGGTGTCGATATGGAGATCTCCGATATGTCATTCTCAGTGAGCTTAGACAAAGGTCATGGTTGCGAATGGGGTAGCCGGAATGGAATATCTGGTCTGTTTGCACAGAAAAAGAATGTCTTGAATCCATATTTCTGGCAAATGATCAGAGAAATTATCAGGTTCAAGCAGGATGTCATAAG TTACCTTGAGGAACTTGATAACAATCCTGACATTGATCGTAACGAGACATTAGGACATTTTATTCAATCACATGGCTATTCGAAGTTATTTCAGAAAGCTTATCTG GTTCCAATATGTGCTTCTATATGGTCCTGCCCCTCGGATGGAGTAATGGGATTTTCTGCTTACTCCATCCTTTCATTTTGTCGCAACCACCATCTTCTTCAG CTCTTTGGTCGCCCTCAATGGCTCACTGTTAGATGGAGATCACATACATATGTAAACAAG GTTAAGGATGAGTTGGAGAAGAGAGGATGTCAAATAAGGATTGGCTGTGAAGTAAATTCTGTATCTACGAATGAAGAAG GCTGTACTGTAGCTTGCACCGATGGTTCCAAAGACGTATACGATGGATGCATAATGGCTGCACATGCACCAGATACTCTGAGGATGTTAGGCAAAGAGGCAACATTTGATGAAACAAGAATATTGGGTGCTTTTCAATATGTTTACAG CgatattttccttcattgtgACCAAACTCTCCTGCCTCGCAACTCAGCAGCGTGGAGCTCATGGAATTTTCTTGGAACCATGAACGGTAGAGTATGCGTGACATATTGGCTCAATATACTCCAG AACCTTGGTGAGACAGAGAGGCCTTATTGTGTAACTCTTAATCCTCCTCACACACCGGATCATACATTGCTTAAGTGGACCACCGGCCATCCAGTACCTTCAGTTGCTGCATCGAAAGCTTCATCTGAGCTTTATCAAATCCAAGGCAAGAGAGGAATATGGTTTTGTGGAGCATATCAAG GCTATGGCTTCCATGAGGATGGACTAAAG GCAGGTGCTATTGCTGCACAAGGACTACTTAAGAAAAACTTTAGCGTCCTGAAAAATCCCACACACATGGTACCTACCTGGCCAGAAACAGGAGCACGCCTCCTCGTTACTAGATTTCTCAAGAGTTTCATCGCGACAGGATGCTTAAT CCTGTTAGAAGAAGGAGGTACAATGTTCACATTTGAAGGAACAGAGAAAAAAAGCTTTCTCAAAGTGTCTCTCAGAGTTCATAGTCCACAATTTTACTGGAAG GTAGCAACTCAAGGTGACTTAGGCCTTGCTGATGCATTTATTCATGGAGATTTCTCTTTTGTTGATAAGAACGACGGTCTTCTTAATCTTTTCATG ATTTTTGTTAACAACAGAGATTTGAAAGCATCTGTCACAAAGTTTAGTAAGAAAAG AGGATGGTGGACACCACTTCTTTTTACAGCTGCAGTGTCATCTGCAAAGTACTTCATTCGACATGTTTCAAATCAGAACACCCTGACTCAGGCTCGTAGGAACATCTCTCGTCACTATGACCTG AGTAATGAGCTCTTCTCGCTCTTTCTAGACGAGACAATGACATATTCATGTGCAATATTCAAG AGTGAAGACGAAGACCTGAAAGTTGCACAGGAGAGGAAAATTTCTCTTCTCATCAAAAAG GCAAAGGTAAAGAAGGAACATCACATCTTAGAGATCGGATGTGGTTGGGGAAGTTTGGCTGTGGAAGTTGTTAAGAGAACAGGATGTAAATATACTGGTATAACTCTCTCCGAGCAGCAACTGAAGTATGCAAAGTTAAGAGTTCAGCAAGCAGGCCTTCAG GATCATATAACATTTCTCCTATGTGACTATCGTCAATTGCCAAAAATGTCTAGATATGACAGGATTATATCATG TGAGATGTTAGAAGCTGTTGGTCATGAGTTTATGGAAGAATTCTTTACCTGTTGTGAATCTGCACTAGCAGAAGATGGCCTTCTTGTTCTGCAG TTCATTTCAATACCAGATGAGAGGTATGACGAATACAGACAGAGCTCAGACTTCATAAAAGAGTATATATTCCCCGGTGGATGCTTACCTGCACTAAGTCGAGTAACATCAGCCATGTCTGCTGCATCTAGACTATG TGTTGAGCACCTAGAAGACATAGGAATCCATTACTATCAAACGCTGAGATGCTGGCGGAAAAACTTCCTGGAAAAACAAag CCAAATTCATGCTTTGGGATTCGACGATAAGTTCATCAGGACATGGGAGTACTACTTTGACTACTGTGCTGCTGGATTCAAAACGTGCACGTTAGGAGATTATCAG ATTGTGTTCTCAAGGCCAGGCAATGTTGCAGCATTTGGTGATCCTTACAATGGTGCGCCTTGA
- the LOC101260765 gene encoding heterogeneous nuclear ribonucleoprotein 1 has protein sequence MDSDQGKLFIGGISWETTEEKLKEYFQGYGDVLQTVVMRDKISGKPRGFGFVVFADPNVLDRVLQDEHVIDGRTVDAKRALSREEQQGSKSGNTNSARNFGGGGNTRTKKIFVGGLPPTLTEEGFRQYFESFGNVTDVVIMYDQQTNRPRGFGFISFDSEDAVDRVLQKPFHDLNGKQVEVKKALPKDANPGAGGRSMGGGGGSGMGGGSYQGYGGSGNNPSSYDSRMDSNRYMQTQNAGAGYPYGSSGYGTPGYGYGPSNNGMGYGGYGSYGGANPGYGGANPGYGAAAVAAAYGNPNAASAGYGSGPAGGPRSTWGSQGPSGYGNMGYGNAPWGAANAGGGGGGPASGGSGQSPTGTAGYGNQGYGYGGYAGNEGAYGNQSGYGAVGRASGAPSGNSPVGGGAAGDMQSGAGGYMNSGYADASGNSSYGNSAWRSDNSQSSGNYGAPPNGAHGGQVGYGGGYGGAPSRQAQQQ, from the exons ATGGATTCAGATCAAGGAAAGCTTTTTATTGGTGGGATTTCATGGGAAACAACTGAAGAGAAGCTTAAGGAGTATTTTCAAGGATATGGGGATGTTTTGCAGACAGTTGTTATGAGGGATAAGATTTCTGGGAAGCCAAGAGGATTTGGGTTTGTTGTTTTTGCAGATCCTAATGTTCTTGATAGGGTTCTACAAgatgaacatgttattgatGGACGTACG GTTGATGCTAAGAGGGCCTTGTCGAGAGAGGAGCAGCAGGGCTCAAAATCTGGAAACACAAATAGTGCCAGAAATTTTGGAGGTGGTGGAAACACCAGGACTAAGAAAATTTTTGTTGGGGGATTGCCTCCCACTTTGACCGAGGAAGGATTCCGACAATATTTTGAAAGTTTTGGTAATGTCACTGATGTAGTAATTATGTATGACCAGCAGACCAACCGACCTCGTGGGTTTGGTTTCATCTCATTTGATTCTGAAGATGCAGTAGATAGAGTTTTACAGAAGCCCTTTCATGATCTGAATGGTAAACAGGTAGAAGTaaagaaagctcttcctaaagaTGCTAACCCCGGTGCTGGTGGCCGTTCCATGGGCGGCGGAGGCGGTAGTGGTATGGGTGGTGGAAGTTATCAGGGGTATGGTGGATCAGGTAACAATCCAAGTTCTTATGACAGTAGAATGGATTCCAACAGGTACATGCAAACTCAAAATGCTGGAGCTGGCTATCCTTATGGTTCGTCTGGGTATGGTACCCCAGGCTATGGCTATGGGCCATCCAACAATGGTATGGGCTATGGAGGTTATGGAAGTTATGGCGGAGCAAATCCGGGCTATGGGGGTGCCAATCCTGGCTATGGTGCTGCTGCAGTTGCTGCAGCCTATGGAAATCCAAATGCAGCCAGTGCTGGTTATGGAAGTGGTCCAGCGGGTGGACCAAGAAGCACATGGGGCTCTCAGGGTCCTTCTGGGTATGGGAATATGGGCTATGGTAATGCCCCTTGGGGTGCTGCAAAtgctggtggtggtggtggtggaccTGCTAGTGGAGGATCTGGTCAATCTCCAACTGGAACCGCAGGATATGGGAACCAAGGTTATGGTTATGGGGGTTATGCTGGTAATGAGGGTGCCTATGGAAATCAATCTGGTTATGGTGCTGTTGGACGTGCTAGTGGTGCTCCTAGTGGTAACTCACCCGTTGGAGGTGGTGCTGCAGGAGACATGCAATCAGGTGCTGGGGGTTACATGAACAGTGGCTATGCTGATGCAAGTGGAAACTCTAGCTATGGGAATTCAGCATGGAGATCTGATAACTCACAAAGTTCTGGTAATTATGGTGCCCCACCAAATGGAGCTCATGGTGGCCAAGTTGGATATGGTGGTGGATATGGTGGTGCCCCCAGTCGGCAAGCTCAGCAGCAGTGA